The Leadbettera azotonutricia ZAS-9 genome has a window encoding:
- the ftsY gene encoding signal recognition particle-docking protein FtsY — translation MSVFSDKIKNFFGIGKTLSGEVFEDLTDLLVEGDFGAAGAYRLADELKDACKKEKVADGEGARKILAKLLEAMLLKAKKAVPPEGGGLAIILLLGVNGVGKTTTAAKLADKMRGEGKKPILAAGDTFRAAAIDQLKIHGERLGVRVVAHQHGGDPAAVVYDAVEAAQAGGGDVIIADTAGRMHTKSALVEELKKIDRIVESKAKDARYIKYLVLDATTGRNALAQAEIFHQAVSIDGVILTKFDSSAKGGVVFSLAEDLALPVIFLCTGEKYGDIKPFDSKTYAEEFSGLV, via the coding sequence ATGAGTGTTTTCTCTGATAAAATCAAGAACTTTTTCGGAATTGGCAAAACCCTTTCCGGAGAAGTCTTTGAGGATCTTACAGATCTCCTGGTAGAAGGCGATTTCGGCGCTGCCGGGGCTTACCGCCTTGCGGACGAACTCAAAGATGCCTGCAAGAAGGAAAAAGTAGCGGACGGAGAGGGGGCAAGGAAGATTCTGGCGAAATTGCTCGAGGCTATGCTCCTCAAGGCAAAGAAAGCCGTACCGCCTGAAGGCGGCGGCCTCGCTATTATTCTTCTCCTTGGGGTAAATGGAGTTGGCAAGACTACTACTGCGGCCAAGCTTGCCGACAAGATGCGCGGTGAAGGGAAAAAACCCATACTGGCGGCAGGGGATACTTTCAGGGCTGCCGCCATTGATCAGCTCAAGATACATGGCGAGCGTCTTGGCGTGCGGGTAGTGGCCCATCAGCATGGCGGAGACCCTGCGGCTGTGGTGTATGATGCTGTCGAAGCTGCCCAGGCCGGCGGCGGGGATGTGATCATTGCGGATACAGCAGGGAGGATGCACACCAAATCGGCCCTTGTGGAAGAGCTGAAGAAAATCGACCGCATTGTGGAATCCAAAGCAAAAGACGCCAGGTATATAAAATACCTCGTGCTGGATGCTACCACCGGCAGGAATGCCCTTGCCCAGGCAGAGATTTTCCATCAGGCAGTTTCCATTGACGGGGTCATACTTACCAAATTCGACTCCAGCGCAAAGGGCGGGGTGGTATTTTCCCTGGCCGAAGATCTTGCCCTCCCTGTAATCTTCCTCTGCACCGGCGAGAAATACGGAGATATAAAACCTTTTGATTCAAAAACGTATGCTGAAGAATTTTCCGGCCTTGTCTAA
- a CDS encoding DEAD/DEAH box helicase, translating to MLPFHPLINSWFTDTYGKPTAVQTEAWPLIASGEHVLALAPTGSGKTLTGFLAAISRFAEGIYPADKLSVLYVSPLKALNEDIRRNLTEPLEGIKTYFEKAGETFPAVRVETRSGDTPQSERRRFLLRPPSILALTPESLGILLLNPKGRNILSNVRYVILDEIHTAIGTKRGCFLSCQIDRLAMSAGEFQRVGLSATVKPPEVAAAFAGGLKAVKPGRYEPRKVHIVAPKTDKRIDFSVIFPDEPEVIDETKAQRYGRRYTALIHFLIQRIRTHRSDKGAFCNEVSRAVLVFTDSRRRAERISFLINQDAGETLAFTHHGSLSKEVRRAVEKGLTEGTIPCVVATGSLELGIDIGNVDEVILAGSPGASSTALQRIGRSGHGVGMTSKGCLIPFHGLDLLQAAAISGAVEERELEDTKSIENPLDLLAQIILSLCTEKDWNEDELYDLLRGFYVYRSLSRSSYDSVVKMLTGAYEETRLRELKRRIFRDDETGMLAAAPGALLLLYSSGGVIASRGYYSLRLAPGTEGAGTKIGELDEEFVWERRLGDVFDFGNSSWKITAIGAEAVEAVPLPHGADYAPFWKADSVYRSPVLARRSMEILEQRNSGPLEDISGFSREAMDGLDNFLASQKSFQGKIPLPGPNFFPIEIIDDPTGRGDAYSVILHTFRGGAINYPLSMALARELEAEFTVRVEAVPDDNAILLRLPRSIGGDPGAITAEALKRLCRGEAGEKRFMERLESSGVFGAAFREAAERSLLLPRSPFGKRIPLWVIRQRSKRLFDAVSSYRDFPAAAEAWRVCLNEQFDMNGFRSFLEDIKTNTITVDCFRTRQPSPFSRELAWAETNTLMYEYDERPDLMGPPSGNKNAAGPSLSDQVITEAMGNASLRPPLASGIVKNFSARLKRELPGWAPDDALTLCEWVKERVAIPSNNNNEEWEALLGLIPPELKEEWKNDPTLGGRLVLKKKADISLIVHREWEKRLEKNPFPGLGQWLRYEGPLPLARISEVFGLSQKKAEEAALALEEAGELAQGVTVIGETTAPSCFAGSALICDRENLELLLRLSRRKRRPEIKERAAPLLVPFLALRQGLLSHSEKTPPWEKLSGFILAAKLWETEIFPARAKTYRGEILDQEIRDGRLCGTEEAKKKSVSANPGIWILRKLTLILMISQKYCPGIFSIFPEVSGK from the coding sequence ATGCTGCCCTTCCACCCTCTAATCAACTCCTGGTTCACTGATACCTATGGCAAGCCCACAGCGGTGCAGACCGAGGCGTGGCCCCTCATTGCAAGTGGCGAACATGTGCTTGCTCTTGCGCCCACAGGGAGCGGGAAAACCCTCACCGGGTTCCTGGCGGCTATCTCCCGTTTTGCAGAAGGCATATACCCCGCAGATAAACTGTCAGTCCTTTATGTGTCGCCCCTCAAGGCTCTGAACGAGGATATACGGCGCAATCTTACCGAGCCCCTTGAGGGGATTAAGACGTATTTTGAAAAAGCAGGGGAGACTTTCCCTGCGGTCAGGGTCGAGACCCGTTCGGGCGATACTCCCCAATCCGAGAGGCGGCGTTTTCTTTTGCGGCCTCCTTCAATCCTGGCCCTCACGCCTGAAAGCCTGGGTATCCTCCTCCTCAATCCGAAGGGCAGAAATATACTTTCCAATGTCCGCTATGTAATCCTCGACGAGATACATACAGCCATAGGGACCAAGCGGGGCTGTTTCCTCTCATGCCAGATCGACAGGCTTGCCATGAGCGCCGGAGAATTCCAGAGGGTGGGGCTTTCGGCAACGGTTAAGCCTCCCGAAGTAGCAGCGGCATTTGCTGGCGGCCTTAAGGCAGTGAAACCGGGGCGCTATGAGCCGAGGAAAGTTCACATTGTTGCCCCCAAAACAGACAAGCGAATTGATTTCTCGGTCATCTTCCCTGACGAACCCGAGGTCATTGATGAAACCAAAGCCCAGCGTTACGGAAGGCGCTATACCGCGTTGATTCATTTTCTTATACAAAGGATACGCACACACCGTTCCGACAAGGGAGCTTTTTGCAACGAAGTTTCCCGCGCAGTATTGGTGTTTACCGATTCCAGGCGGAGGGCGGAGCGGATAAGCTTTTTGATAAACCAGGATGCGGGAGAAACCCTGGCTTTTACCCATCATGGGAGCCTTTCAAAGGAAGTACGCAGGGCGGTTGAAAAGGGGCTTACAGAAGGGACTATTCCCTGCGTTGTTGCCACAGGCTCCCTGGAGTTGGGCATAGATATAGGAAATGTGGATGAGGTGATTTTGGCAGGCAGCCCGGGCGCGTCATCCACTGCATTGCAGCGCATTGGAAGGTCCGGTCACGGTGTGGGTATGACCAGCAAGGGCTGCCTCATTCCCTTTCATGGGTTGGATCTGCTCCAGGCAGCCGCGATTAGCGGGGCTGTAGAGGAGCGGGAACTTGAAGATACCAAAAGCATTGAAAACCCCCTGGATCTTCTGGCCCAGATCATACTTTCTTTATGCACTGAAAAAGACTGGAACGAGGATGAATTGTACGATCTCCTCCGTGGTTTTTATGTGTACCGCAGCCTTTCCCGATCCAGCTATGACAGTGTAGTAAAAATGCTTACCGGGGCTTATGAGGAAACCCGTTTAAGGGAATTGAAGCGGCGTATCTTCCGTGATGATGAAACCGGAATGCTTGCTGCTGCCCCAGGCGCCCTGCTCCTGCTCTACTCTTCCGGCGGTGTTATTGCAAGCAGGGGCTATTATTCATTAAGGCTTGCCCCAGGGACTGAAGGGGCCGGCACGAAAATCGGCGAACTGGATGAGGAATTTGTCTGGGAACGGCGGCTGGGCGATGTATTTGACTTCGGCAATTCGTCCTGGAAGATAACCGCCATTGGAGCGGAAGCAGTCGAAGCCGTTCCCCTGCCCCACGGCGCCGATTATGCCCCCTTCTGGAAAGCCGATTCAGTCTACCGCAGTCCTGTGCTGGCTCGGCGTTCTATGGAAATTCTTGAACAGCGCAATTCCGGGCCTTTAGAGGATATTTCAGGCTTTTCCCGGGAAGCCATGGACGGGCTTGATAATTTCCTTGCCAGCCAAAAATCCTTCCAGGGGAAGATCCCGCTGCCGGGGCCCAATTTCTTCCCCATAGAAATCATTGATGATCCTACAGGAAGGGGTGATGCCTATTCCGTTATCCTCCATACCTTCAGGGGCGGGGCAATCAACTATCCCCTCTCCATGGCATTGGCCAGGGAACTGGAAGCCGAATTCACGGTAAGGGTAGAAGCCGTGCCTGACGACAACGCCATACTCTTAAGGCTGCCCAGATCCATAGGGGGCGATCCCGGAGCTATCACTGCAGAAGCCTTGAAGCGGCTCTGCCGGGGCGAGGCAGGCGAAAAACGTTTTATGGAACGCCTTGAGTCCTCCGGTGTTTTCGGCGCGGCATTCAGGGAAGCAGCTGAACGTTCTCTCCTCCTCCCCCGCTCCCCATTCGGAAAACGCATACCCCTCTGGGTAATACGGCAAAGATCCAAGCGCCTCTTTGACGCGGTTTCCTCTTACCGGGATTTTCCCGCTGCCGCTGAAGCCTGGCGGGTCTGCCTTAACGAACAATTTGATATGAATGGTTTTAGATCCTTTCTCGAAGACATAAAGACTAATACTATTACTGTTGATTGTTTCAGGACCCGCCAGCCAAGCCCCTTTTCCCGGGAGCTTGCCTGGGCAGAGACCAATACCCTCATGTACGAATATGATGAACGGCCCGATCTTATGGGGCCACCGTCAGGGAATAAAAACGCTGCCGGACCCTCCCTTTCGGATCAGGTTATTACAGAAGCCATGGGAAACGCGTCTCTGCGCCCTCCCCTCGCCTCTGGTATAGTCAAGAACTTTTCGGCCAGGCTGAAACGCGAACTGCCCGGCTGGGCTCCCGATGATGCCCTCACCCTCTGCGAATGGGTTAAAGAGCGGGTGGCGATTCCCTCAAATAATAACAACGAAGAATGGGAAGCGTTGCTGGGCTTGATTCCCCCTGAATTGAAAGAAGAATGGAAAAATGATCCTACCCTTGGAGGGCGCCTTGTTTTAAAAAAGAAGGCGGACATTTCCCTTATAGTCCATCGTGAATGGGAAAAACGCCTGGAGAAAAACCCATTCCCGGGGCTTGGGCAGTGGCTTCGCTATGAAGGCCCTCTGCCCCTAGCACGAATCAGCGAAGTTTTCGGCCTCTCCCAAAAAAAAGCAGAAGAAGCGGCGCTGGCACTGGAAGAGGCCGGAGAGCTTGCGCAGGGTGTTACTGTCATTGGGGAAACCACAGCCCCCTCCTGCTTTGCCGGTTCTGCCTTGATCTGCGACAGGGAAAACCTCGAACTTCTTCTGCGTTTATCACGAAGGAAGCGGCGGCCTGAAATAAAGGAAAGGGCAGCCCCCCTGCTTGTGCCTTTCCTTGCCCTGCGGCAGGGACTGCTGTCACATTCAGAAAAAACACCACCCTGGGAGAAACTTTCAGGATTTATTCTGGCTGCCAAATTATGGGAAACTGAAATCTTCCCTGCACGGGCAAAAACATACCGGGGTGAAATACTGGATCAGGAAATCAGGGACGGGAGGCTTTGTGGTACGGAGGAGGCAAAGAAAAAGTCGGTTTCTGCGAACCCCGGGATTTGGATCTTGCGCAAATTAACACTAATACTGATGATTTCGCAGAAATACTGCCCAGGGATTTTTTCAATATTCCCCGAAGTTTCTGGGAAATAA
- a CDS encoding ABC transporter ATP-binding protein, with protein sequence MNSNWDKTVVRVEGLSKNFISGAETLHILKGIDFEAGQGSSVAVTGQSGSGKSTFLNIIGGLDRSDEGHVYVSGKDISGLSESGLSSYRQKSIGFIFQFHYLLKDFTALENVMLPAYMAGMKKKAAIEKAKALLSDVNLSDRAGHYPSQLSGGERQRVAAARAMINDPDMILADEPTGNLDPQNSAMVAELLYAGAEKWGKTLIVVTHDETVARRAMVRYTLENGRLSLNGGQA encoded by the coding sequence ATGAATAGCAATTGGGACAAGACAGTAGTCCGTGTCGAAGGTCTCTCCAAGAATTTTATTTCCGGTGCGGAAACCCTGCATATCCTGAAAGGCATAGATTTCGAAGCCGGGCAGGGAAGCTCTGTGGCGGTTACGGGCCAGAGCGGCAGCGGGAAAAGCACCTTCCTCAATATTATAGGGGGCCTGGATCGTTCCGACGAAGGCCATGTATATGTTTCGGGGAAAGACATTTCAGGCCTTTCCGAAAGCGGCCTTTCTTCCTACAGGCAGAAGAGCATTGGTTTTATATTTCAGTTTCATTATCTTTTAAAAGATTTTACAGCCCTGGAGAATGTGATGCTCCCTGCGTATATGGCGGGGATGAAGAAAAAGGCCGCCATTGAAAAGGCAAAAGCTCTTCTCTCCGATGTGAACTTGAGCGACAGGGCAGGTCATTACCCTTCCCAGCTTTCTGGGGGGGAACGCCAGCGGGTGGCGGCTGCCAGGGCTATGATAAACGATCCCGACATGATCCTTGCTGACGAGCCCACCGGAAACCTTGATCCCCAGAACAGCGCCATGGTTGCGGAACTCCTTTACGCCGGGGCGGAAAAATGGGGCAAGACCCTCATCGTGGTAACCCATGATGAAACAGTGGCCCGTCGGGCTATGGTGCGTTATACTCTGGAAAACGGCAGGCTTTCGCTTAATGGAGGGCAGGCTTAA
- a CDS encoding ABC transporter permease: MKAGAAFFIALRYLLGRAREGGRYLRGAAGGIALSLIPIVVTLIVADGMIRGITDRYIELGTGHLQIYNYAHPLDPEEPSSLIKNTAGIKGAWAEKHGLGVLVGNKGSRGATIRAVDNSFWEDEGSQKYLETISGESRISDDKDVLLGEELAKSIGAEAGSTVRIMTIRVTADGRNMPRVTVFTVRGIISSGYRDLDSLWCVMNTEAGQRILPDTSASYLMLKIDDPYNGADSMAALLSRTLGSGYGIYTWKQLQRSQYSSYESTRQLLLFIMALIVMVAAVNVSSATSMLAIERQRDIAVLKASGANPGFTSGIFLWGAFLTGLAGSVIGIAAGLLIGASVNELVRGLESFLSFFSRFINGEPVKILDSGYYLEKIPIIIDRASVFLIGLFTVLSSVLASWIPARRAGKLKPIEIMRKY; this comes from the coding sequence GTGAAAGCCGGGGCTGCTTTTTTTATTGCCCTCCGCTATCTCCTGGGCAGGGCCCGGGAAGGGGGCCGTTACCTTAGGGGGGCTGCAGGGGGTATAGCCTTAAGCCTTATCCCCATTGTTGTAACCCTCATCGTGGCTGACGGCATGATACGGGGCATAACTGACCGTTATATAGAACTTGGGACAGGGCATTTGCAGATTTACAATTACGCCCACCCTTTGGATCCTGAAGAGCCTTCAAGCCTGATAAAAAACACTGCAGGCATCAAGGGCGCCTGGGCGGAGAAGCACGGGCTCGGGGTGCTGGTGGGGAACAAGGGTTCCCGGGGCGCTACCATCAGGGCAGTGGATAATTCTTTTTGGGAAGACGAGGGAAGCCAAAAGTATTTGGAAACCATTTCCGGGGAGAGCCGCATTTCTGACGACAAGGATGTGCTTTTGGGGGAGGAGCTTGCAAAATCCATAGGCGCCGAGGCCGGGAGCACTGTGCGGATTATGACCATCAGGGTTACAGCTGACGGGAGGAACATGCCCAGGGTTACGGTCTTTACGGTGAGGGGCATTATTTCCTCCGGCTACCGCGACCTTGATTCTCTTTGGTGCGTCATGAATACCGAGGCAGGGCAGCGCATACTCCCGGATACTTCGGCTTCTTACCTTATGCTTAAAATCGACGATCCCTATAATGGCGCTGACTCTATGGCCGCGCTTTTAAGCCGAACCCTTGGATCAGGCTACGGCATCTATACCTGGAAACAGCTTCAGCGTTCCCAATACAGTTCCTACGAATCCACACGGCAGCTTCTTCTCTTTATCATGGCGTTAATTGTAATGGTAGCAGCAGTAAATGTGTCATCGGCTACGTCAATGCTTGCCATAGAAAGGCAGCGGGACATTGCGGTTCTCAAAGCTTCCGGGGCAAATCCTGGTTTTACCAGCGGCATATTCCTTTGGGGTGCTTTCCTTACGGGCCTCGCGGGTTCTGTTATAGGAATTGCCGCCGGCCTTCTTATAGGAGCCTCGGTCAATGAGCTCGTGAGGGGGCTTGAATCATTCTTGAGCTTTTTCTCAAGATTCATTAACGGAGAGCCGGTGAAGATTTTGGATTCCGGTTATTATCTTGAAAAAATTCCCATCATCATAGACAGGGCTTCGGTTTTTCTTATCGGGCTTTTTACTGTTTTGAGTTCAGTGCTGGCGTCATGGATACCTGCGCGGAGAGCGGGGAAATTAAAGCCTATTGAAATTATGCGGAAGTATTAA
- a CDS encoding CRISPR-associated protein Cas2, translated as MFVSIAVDPGSEGRAKELADLLGQYGFEIVQRGLWESAFVSADTLGRLKRDLDKATDAFDRLRLFQFPLDGALVLTSLKEKKWRRIVARNSVAAPKPAPAAKKRR; from the coding sequence ATGTTTGTATCAATTGCGGTTGATCCCGGTTCCGAAGGGAGGGCCAAAGAGCTGGCCGACCTGCTGGGTCAATACGGGTTTGAAATAGTGCAGAGGGGGCTCTGGGAGTCGGCCTTTGTTTCCGCCGATACCCTGGGCAGGCTCAAGAGGGATTTGGACAAGGCTACTGATGCTTTTGACAGGCTCCGGCTCTTTCAATTTCCCCTGGATGGCGCCCTGGTGCTCACTTCCCTAAAAGAAAAGAAATGGCGGCGTATTGTGGCAAGAAACAGTGTGGCGGCGCCGAAGCCGGCGCCTGCGGCAAAGAAAAGGAGATAA
- a CDS encoding Lhr family helicase gives MDLAQINTNTDDFAEILPRDFFNIPRSFWEIKNASGLNMEACAEALWKSVWKGCLSSDSWEPLRRALAQGFASAQTGEEAPALETYPRGMRRIPRALRERWRSGPPVLGSWFSLAEDEGPSPEEFDPLEEDELNKDRVRILLGRWGVLSRPLLEREAPCFSWSRLLPSIRRMELAGELTAGRFFAGINSLQFASPAIGQELEKAETLKDIYWMNAADPASPAGLAVSGIEAGGNLPSRIASSRLCYRGSELLAVSNRGGKDIKICIPPDDPSLPEVLEFARISRTRAISPETKIIIEKINGKNAASGDYGALLKEMGFVSDRGRLILW, from the coding sequence TTGGATCTTGCGCAAATTAACACTAATACTGATGATTTCGCAGAAATACTGCCCAGGGATTTTTTCAATATTCCCCGAAGTTTCTGGGAAATAAAGAATGCCTCCGGCCTCAACATGGAGGCTTGCGCCGAAGCCCTTTGGAAATCGGTGTGGAAAGGCTGCCTCTCCTCTGATTCATGGGAACCCCTGCGCAGGGCTTTAGCCCAGGGTTTTGCTTCAGCCCAAACCGGGGAAGAAGCCCCTGCTTTGGAAACTTATCCCCGGGGCATGCGCCGTATTCCCAGGGCGCTGAGGGAAAGGTGGCGTTCAGGGCCGCCGGTACTGGGAAGCTGGTTTTCCCTTGCAGAAGACGAGGGCCCCTCCCCCGAAGAATTTGATCCCCTTGAAGAAGATGAGCTTAACAAGGACAGGGTGAGGATACTCCTGGGCCGCTGGGGCGTGCTTTCGAGGCCCCTCCTTGAAAGGGAAGCGCCCTGTTTCTCCTGGTCCCGCCTTCTTCCCAGCATACGGCGCATGGAGCTTGCGGGGGAGCTTACAGCAGGCCGCTTTTTTGCAGGCATCAATTCGCTGCAATTCGCTTCCCCTGCAATTGGGCAGGAACTGGAAAAAGCCGAAACCTTAAAGGATATCTATTGGATGAACGCCGCAGATCCTGCAAGCCCCGCAGGCCTGGCGGTTTCCGGGATCGAAGCCGGCGGGAACCTTCCCTCACGCATAGCATCCTCAAGGCTCTGCTACAGGGGTTCGGAGCTTTTGGCAGTATCAAACCGGGGGGGCAAGGATATCAAAATATGTATACCCCCCGATGATCCCAGTCTGCCAGAAGTCTTGGAATTCGCCAGGATCTCCAGAACCAGGGCTATAAGCCCTGAAACCAAGATTATCATTGAAAAAATCAATGGAAAAAACGCGGCTTCCGGCGATTATGGGGCTTTGCTAAAAGAAATGGGCTTCGTTTCCGACCGGGGGCGCCTCATTCTCTGGTAA
- the prfB gene encoding peptide chain release factor 2 (programmed frameshift): MQLTELGAPIGELKAQINNTWRRLEDANFSQRIADLEAKTGAADFWSDSSRAEKVMGELKALKNRYEPWRELRSEMEDLETLFGLSQDEKDESQSKEIEAALKNMKGRYEKQNILELMSGEVDKNGCFLTVHSGAGGTEACDWSQMLYRMYLRWAERRGFTLTEVDRLEAEGGIKSATVKIEGDYAYGYLKGESGVHRLVRISPFDANARRHTSFASVYLFPVLDDTIEVDIRPEDLRVDTYRSGGAGGQHVNKTDSAVRFTHLPTGIVVACQSERSQTMNRAIGMSMLRARLYEYYRLEKEKDNEKFAQEKKDISWGNQIRSYVFQPYTMVKDYRTKAEAGNIQAVMDGDIDLFIEEYLRFAWNNAHV, translated from the exons ATGCAATTGACTGAACTGGGAGCGCCTATTGGGGAGTTAAAAGCCCAAATCAATAATACCTGGAGGCGTCTT GAAGACGCCAACTTTTCACAGCGCATAGCTGATCTCGAAGCCAAGACCGGGGCGGCCGATTTCTGGAGCGACAGTTCCAGGGCCGAAAAGGTCATGGGGGAACTCAAGGCGCTTAAAAACCGTTATGAACCCTGGCGGGAACTCAGGAGCGAGATGGAGGATCTTGAAACTCTTTTCGGGCTTTCCCAGGACGAGAAAGACGAATCCCAAAGCAAAGAAATAGAAGCCGCCTTAAAAAACATGAAAGGCCGTTATGAGAAGCAGAATATCCTGGAGCTCATGAGCGGCGAGGTGGACAAGAACGGCTGCTTCCTCACGGTGCATTCGGGCGCGGGGGGTACCGAAGCCTGCGACTGGTCCCAGATGCTCTACCGCATGTACCTCCGCTGGGCCGAGCGCAGGGGCTTTACCCTTACCGAGGTTGATCGCCTCGAGGCCGAGGGGGGAATCAAGTCCGCCACGGTCAAGATCGAAGGGGACTACGCGTATGGCTACCTGAAGGGGGAGTCGGGGGTGCACAGGCTGGTGCGCATTTCTCCCTTTGACGCCAACGCGAGGCGGCACACTTCTTTTGCTTCTGTGTACCTCTTCCCGGTGCTGGACGATACCATCGAGGTCGATATACGGCCCGAGGATCTCAGGGTGGATACCTACCGTTCAGGCGGCGCAGGGGGCCAGCATGTCAACAAGACCGACAGTGCCGTGCGTTTCACCCACCTTCCTACAGGCATTGTGGTCGCCTGCCAGAGCGAACGGAGCCAGACCATGAACCGCGCCATAGGCATGAGCATGCTCAGGGCCCGGCTTTATGAATACTACAGGCTGGAAAAAGAAAAGGACAACGAAAAGTTCGCCCAGGAAAAAAAGGATATTTCCTGGGGGAACCAGATACGCTCCTATGTTTTCCAGCCCTATACCATGGTGAAGGATTACCGTACCAAAGCGGAGGCCGGAAATATCCAGGCTGTCATGGACGGGGATATCGATCTCTTTATCGAAGAATACCTGCGTTTTGCCTGGAACAATGCCCATGTATAA
- a CDS encoding ABC transporter permease encodes MNIKAASWIGFIAARYVSRGRRNSPATVFSVLGIATGVLALIVIIAVMNGFQMGFIESILEISSGHLRVENFPAAEAGEDLQNRIRALPGVLSAVPFRETNVLMRGRLASSRGAVLRGLPPDALENDLTLAAKLEIEDGYFDLDYPNGIVLGAELARYLSVKAGDQVTILSISGGFSSFSDEEGGSLQYTVTGIFRCGYYEYDLGWAYINIDKAAELAPEGNKPILEIKLKDRWQDRRSMDSINGLLERTTPWGGEEIPVVVSWRDYNRAFFGALRTEKLMMFILVGLIFIVVGLNIFQAQRRTVLEKREEIGLLRALGASELAVRLIFVWDGLIIGFAGAGLGLVLGLFVAFHIPAFFTFLETLVNLFIGAANGIASLLGNDPSGSGEFSVFSPQVFYIKEIPSRIVPHEVILIFFFGFLSALVAAWFASLKASRTRPAEVLRYE; translated from the coding sequence ATGAATATCAAAGCCGCGTCCTGGATAGGCTTTATTGCTGCCCGCTATGTCTCAAGGGGGAGGCGCAATTCGCCTGCAACTGTTTTTTCTGTTCTTGGCATAGCAACAGGTGTGCTTGCCCTCATCGTGATTATTGCGGTGATGAACGGCTTTCAGATGGGTTTTATCGAGAGTATACTCGAGATTTCTTCGGGCCATCTGAGGGTAGAGAATTTTCCCGCAGCTGAAGCAGGCGAAGATCTGCAGAATCGCATCAGGGCCTTGCCTGGGGTGCTTTCCGCGGTTCCCTTTAGGGAAACCAATGTGCTTATGCGCGGGAGGCTTGCAAGCTCCCGGGGCGCGGTGCTGAGGGGGCTTCCCCCTGATGCCCTTGAAAATGATTTAACCCTGGCAGCAAAACTGGAAATCGAGGATGGCTATTTTGATCTTGATTATCCCAATGGCATAGTTCTGGGAGCTGAGCTTGCGCGGTATCTTTCTGTCAAGGCCGGGGATCAGGTTACCATCCTTTCAATTTCCGGCGGCTTCTCGTCTTTCAGCGATGAAGAAGGCGGAAGCCTTCAGTATACTGTAACGGGGATATTCCGCTGCGGTTATTATGAATACGATTTGGGCTGGGCTTATATCAATATAGACAAGGCCGCCGAATTAGCCCCCGAGGGAAACAAGCCCATACTGGAGATAAAGCTCAAGGACCGCTGGCAGGACAGGCGAAGCATGGATTCCATTAATGGGCTTCTTGAAAGGACTACTCCCTGGGGTGGCGAAGAAATTCCTGTTGTAGTTTCCTGGCGTGATTATAACCGTGCTTTTTTTGGCGCTTTAAGGACAGAAAAGCTCATGATGTTTATTCTGGTAGGTCTCATCTTTATCGTGGTGGGTCTCAATATATTCCAGGCCCAGCGGCGTACTGTACTCGAGAAGCGCGAGGAGATAGGGCTGCTCCGGGCATTGGGCGCTTCGGAACTTGCAGTGCGGCTCATTTTTGTGTGGGACGGCCTCATCATCGGCTTTGCGGGGGCGGGGCTTGGCCTTGTTCTCGGCCTTTTTGTAGCTTTCCATATTCCGGCCTTTTTCACCTTTCTTGAAACCCTGGTGAATCTTTTTATAGGCGCCGCCAATGGCATAGCTTCACTTTTAGGAAATGATCCGTCCGGGTCAGGGGAATTCTCTGTTTTTTCGCCCCAGGTTTTTTATATCAAGGAAATACCCTCAAGGATCGTACCCCACGAGGTGATCCTGATTTTCTTTTTCGGGTTTTTATCGGCCCTTGTGGCGGCGTGGTTTGCGTCCCTTAAGGCATCCCGTACAAGGCCTGCGGAGGTTTTGCGTTATGAATAG
- a CDS encoding HD-GYP domain-containing protein, with protein MEHPGGITNGHLGRTRRYIELLLEMLESAGYYNEEISTWNREYFLRSSLLHDLGKFFIPDSILLKPGKLTEDEFEEMKTHTLSGLRMIEKMETSAADLFLQYAKIFIGTHHEWWDGSGYPYGLKGREIPLQGRLMAIVDVYDALISERPYKKAYSHKEAVRIIAEGRDTHFDPVLVDLFMSGQQRFESYAA; from the coding sequence ATGGAACACCCCGGGGGCATCACCAATGGCCACCTCGGAAGAACCCGCAGGTACATAGAGCTCCTCCTCGAAATGCTCGAAAGCGCCGGTTATTATAATGAGGAAATCAGCACCTGGAACCGCGAATATTTTCTCCGCTCTTCGCTGCTCCATGACCTTGGCAAATTTTTTATCCCCGACAGCATTCTCTTAAAACCCGGGAAGCTCACAGAAGATGAATTTGAAGAGATGAAAACCCACACCCTCTCTGGCCTTCGTATGATAGAAAAAATGGAGACCTCCGCAGCTGACCTTTTTCTGCAATATGCCAAGATTTTCATAGGAACCCACCATGAATGGTGGGATGGTTCAGGCTACCCCTACGGCCTCAAGGGCAGGGAAATACCCCTCCAGGGCCGCCTCATGGCAATCGTGGATGTATATGACGCCCTCATTTCGGAACGCCCTTACAAGAAGGCCTACTCCCACAAGGAAGCTGTCCGCATTATTGCCGAGGGCAGGGACACCCACTTTGATCCGGTACTGGTGGATCTTTTTATGTCAGGCCAGCAGCGCTTCGAGAGTTACGCAGCCTAA